A single region of the Pontibacter kalidii genome encodes:
- a CDS encoding DUF6089 family protein, translating into MLTLCAPGAEAQRWTKRKQYGTVGFSLGAMNYFGDIVPQPDFTSFRFKSTRPSASISYAYRFAPRFSYRVGFTWGRITGDDALSASQNEGENRGRFGRNLSFRNDIKELSAVAIVDLFENRSTFQRRPDFVPYGFLGVAVMHHNPKAYYESGSQGNLGDADIADGWYELQPLGTEGQYASGGDYPDPYKRVQIAIPFGLGVRYKIDRYWDLSLEIGWRKTFTDYLDDVSTSYASKANILAGGGENPTAAAILSDRSAGSGFNTLPDPSGTPYDIVRGYGRDGQQRGERSDDDWYITTGLTINYILTPRIRSPKFR; encoded by the coding sequence ATGCTTACACTTTGCGCCCCAGGCGCCGAAGCGCAGCGTTGGACGAAGCGTAAGCAGTATGGCACCGTAGGCTTTTCTCTAGGGGCCATGAACTACTTCGGAGACATCGTGCCGCAGCCAGACTTTACGAGTTTCCGCTTTAAGTCTACAAGGCCTAGTGCAAGCATCAGTTACGCTTACCGTTTCGCGCCGCGCTTCTCTTACCGCGTAGGCTTTACATGGGGGCGTATCACCGGAGATGATGCCCTGAGCGCTTCACAGAATGAAGGGGAGAACAGAGGTCGCTTCGGCAGGAATCTCTCTTTCAGAAACGATATTAAAGAACTGAGCGCCGTAGCTATCGTAGACCTGTTCGAAAACCGCAGTACTTTCCAGCGCCGTCCGGACTTTGTGCCGTATGGTTTCCTGGGTGTGGCAGTTATGCACCACAATCCTAAAGCGTATTATGAAAGCGGTTCCCAAGGCAACCTTGGCGATGCTGATATTGCAGATGGCTGGTATGAATTGCAACCTTTAGGTACCGAGGGGCAGTATGCTTCTGGAGGCGATTACCCGGACCCTTACAAACGCGTGCAGATCGCCATTCCTTTTGGTCTGGGTGTTCGCTACAAGATTGACAGATACTGGGACCTGAGCCTGGAGATAGGCTGGAGAAAGACTTTCACCGATTACCTGGATGACGTAAGCACAAGCTATGCCTCTAAAGCCAATATCCTGGCAGGGGGAGGAGAGAACCCTACTGCTGCCGCCATACTTTCTGATAGAAGCGCAGGCTCAGGCTTTAATACTTTGCCAGACCCAAGCGGTACACCTTACGATATCGTAAGAGGCTACGGCAGAGACGGCCAGCAGAGAGGCGAAAGATCAGATGACGATTGGTACATTACCACAGGCTTAACCATTAACTATATTTTAACACCGCGCATTAGAAGTCCGAAGTTTAGATAA
- a CDS encoding NAD kinase produces MKIAILGKPFTDDISPFIQALFDELHRRKAQLCLVEHFELYLKNTINLPTGIETFRRGDKLEGVDVVLSIGGDGTLLDTVTYVGAQQLPILGINTGRLGFLATIPYDSINIAIDALYKGHYALDDRALIRVDSDQEVFNGINFGLNEFSILKRDTSSMIVVHTYIDGEYLNSYWGDGLVVATPTGSTGYSLSCGGPLVLPQTNNFVISPVCPHNLNVRPMIVSDRTVISFEVEGRSSSYLAALDSRSTSVDMNVQLAVRREAFVARLVKLHHVNFLSTLRSKLNWGLDKRNSIIK; encoded by the coding sequence ATGAAAATTGCCATACTTGGTAAACCCTTTACCGATGACATCAGCCCCTTTATCCAGGCGCTTTTTGATGAGCTGCACCGCCGCAAGGCCCAGCTGTGCCTGGTAGAGCACTTTGAACTGTACCTGAAAAATACCATCAACCTGCCTACCGGCATCGAAACCTTCAGGCGCGGCGATAAGCTGGAGGGGGTGGATGTGGTGTTGAGCATTGGCGGCGACGGCACCCTGCTGGATACGGTTACCTATGTGGGGGCGCAGCAGCTGCCCATACTTGGAATCAACACCGGCCGCCTCGGCTTTCTGGCCACCATCCCTTACGATAGTATAAACATCGCAATAGACGCGCTCTATAAAGGCCATTATGCCCTGGATGACCGCGCGCTTATCCGCGTGGATTCTGACCAGGAGGTGTTTAACGGCATCAATTTCGGGCTGAATGAGTTTAGTATACTAAAGCGCGATACTTCGTCCATGATAGTGGTGCATACGTATATAGATGGTGAATATTTGAACTCTTACTGGGGCGATGGCTTGGTGGTGGCCACGCCCACCGGTTCCACGGGGTACTCGCTTAGCTGTGGGGGACCTCTGGTGCTACCGCAGACCAACAATTTTGTTATTTCGCCCGTATGTCCGCATAACCTGAACGTGCGGCCCATGATCGTGTCTGATCGCACCGTGATCTCGTTTGAGGTGGAGGGGCGCAGCAGCAGCTATCTGGCTGCGCTGGATTCCAGGTCTACATCAGTGGACATGAACGTGCAGTTGGCGGTGCGGAGGGAGGCTTTTGTGGCCAGGCTGGTAAAGCTTCACCATGTTAACTTTCTATCAACACTTCGGAGCAAGCTGAATTGGGGGCTTGACAAGCGGAATAGCATCATAAAATAA